From the Methanoculleus caldifontis genome, the window TTCTTGACGAGTTCGTAGACCAGGTTGTTCGCGTTCAGGCCCTGGTAGGCGTACGCGAGCAGCTGGGCGCGCTCGAACGGTCCGATGGCGTTACCCATCTCAAACATTCCTGCCTGCTCGAAGGTGGATGCGAGTGCCGCTCCCTGCATCGCGTTCTTCTTCGTCATCATCACGGCATGGTTGACCGGGATGTTACGAAGCGCGTAGCCGAGACCTTCGTTGTTCTGGGGGATCGAAAGAATGGACACGACGTTGGCACCGGAGAGGTCCATCGTGTGCGGATAGGAACCCCAGACTGCCGCCTTGACCATCGCTGCGTCGAACGCTCCGATGTTGAACTGGTCGACGAGAGCGTAGGTGGTCGCGGCTGCGACCGAGGTGATAGCGGCGTCGTAGGTGGACGCGGCTTCCAGACGGGCGCTGGGCGCCTCGACGAGGATGAGCTTACCGCCGCCGAACTCGCGGATGTTGGTGTTGTCACCCTCCTCGACCTGGACCATCTCCTTGATCTTGGCGATGATCGCGTCCTTGTTGCCGACGACATCGAGGTTCATCTCGCGGCCGAGAACGTAGCCCTTCGCTACCTTTCCGGTCTTCAGGGACTCCTGGATGCCTCCCAGGTTGACTGCAATCGTCCTCTTGGTGAGGTCGATGAGCTTCCTGGTTGCCGGGTTGACCAGCGGACTGATCTTTTCCAGCGGCACACCACTCTTCAACTGCTTGCCCGCATCATCGTACAGGTCAATAGTTTCCTTGTATTTTGCCATAATTTTCCTCCGTTACCCTCTTTAAGTGCATACAATCCGGGAATGTGAAGTGAACGCTAAAAGTATCGCTGGCTGTGTCTGCCGGTAACTACTGCACGTCCTCGTGGGACAAAAAGATAGTAACTTTCTCTGATGATATAAGCGTTCCTATTTATGTCTATGATCAGATATATACCGGGACCGCAATATTAAATATCCGCGAAATAAGGGTCAATTCCACCGGATAACAAATTTATCATACCCGCCTGTGGGTAATATGAAATAACGAAAATAGTACTACTTCGTGTTACTCCCCTCTGTCCGCTGCAGCTGCCTCCGATAGGCGCAGATCTGCATGCGGGGCGAAAAAGAGGGAGGGTTCAGGCCCTGATCTGCTGGTATAACTTACCGTAGATCATCTGGCCTTTCCGCTTGCGGTGGCGTTCGCCAAGGTCGCCCTCGTAGAGAGCGAACCGTCCCTTGGTGCCGTCCACCTCGATATCGACATCCTCGCGGTATGCAAACCCGGGCATCATGAGGTCGATGCTGCCGAAGACATAGATCTCGCCTTCGACCATCTGGCCTCCGACGCGGCTCTTCGCGTTGCCCTTGACGATGATCTTCCCGCCTTCGGCGTGGGTGGCCACGTGAACGTCGACGTCGCCGCCGATGACGATCTCGCCGCCGGTCATGAAGGTGCCGAGATCGCTCCCGGCGTTGCCGGTGACAGTGATCTTTCCGCCGGACATGCCGCGCCAGTCTCCACGGTATGCGGCACCGAGGTAGTTGCCGGCGTTGCCCTTGACGATGAGCTCGCCGCCCTTCATCCCGGTTCCGGCAAAGGCGTCAACATTCCCGTTCACGGTGATCTTGCCGCCCTGCATCCATGCACCGACGTACATGTCGGCGTTGCCGTTGACAACGACCTCGCCGCCGGTCATCTTCATGCCGATGTACTTGACCCGGGAGAGGTCGCCGCCGACGACGATCTTCGTCTCGGCCGCCGTCGCTCCGGCCCGGCCGGAGACATCAAAGAAGTCTCCGAGCCGGTGCTCCTCCTTGCCGATGTAGACAGGGAGTCCGGCGATCTCTTCCGCCTTCTTCCCGGCGAGTGCATCGGGGGAGATGGTGTCGGCCTCGAGGTACAGCCCGGGCTGGTCCTTTATGGTGAGTGTAACGGTTTCCATCCTTTCTGCACCTCACTGTGTGGCATCGACCTCGATGACGTACGGGTTGGGGAGGTAGTGCCCGCTAACTTCGTAGTTGTTTAAGGTGACCGTGTAGTAGCGGAGGAATTTCTCCTTGACGTCACGCATCACCTGCGCGTTCTCGTTGACCTTGGTGTTCACCCAGAGGGTCCGCTTGTTGCCGTTCGAGACGATCTCGCGGTCGTTGATGATCTGGACACCGGTCTTGAAGAGGTGTCTCGCGTTCGAGAAGGCCGTCTCGATCGTGTCGGGCGCGTAGGGCTCGTTCGGGTTGAAGTCGTAGACCGCAACGTCCGCCTCGAGGCCGGGGGCAAGGCTGCCGTACATGTGCGCGAGGCCGAGGGACTTCGCGGGTCCCGCACGGGTCATCTGCGCGATCTCGTAGAGGTCGAGTTCGCGGTCGATGCCGGCGAGGTTGGTCGCGTCGATGACCTTGTCCTTGTGCTTGAAGGCGTCGAACTGCTGGTCCCGGGACTCCTGGCTCATGAGCCACTTCATGACCCGCGGGTAGCGGATGAACGGTCCGGCGTTGGGGTGGTCGGTGGTCAGGAAGACCCGCATGGAGTCCGTCGCGAGCAGCGCGAGCTCAAGGCCGATGGCCCACTGGATGGCGCAGACCTTGATGTCCGGGCTGTAGACGTAGGGCACGACACCGGACCCGGTCTCGAGTTCGACGTCGACGTTCGCCCACTTCAGGTGGTTCAGCTCGGTGAGGTGGTGCTCGAACGGTCCGTCGGCGGTCATGGTCGTGGTCTCGTCGAGCGTAACCTGACCCATGTCGATGGTCATGTTGTCGTGCGAGTTCACGTAGTCCATGATCTCCTTGGCCTTCGACTCCACGTTCGCCCAGGAGTCGCCGCCGTAGGAGTGGAACTGGACGTGGGTGTGGTGCATCACCTGCTCGCGGCCGAACTTGTTGTTCGGCTTGATGCCCTCGGAGAGTTTGAACGAGTCGAGCGTCGTCGTGTAGTTGCCGGGGTTCCCGAGGTTGTTCGCGTGCATGTGCATCGAGTGCGGGAGCCCCAGGTACTCGTTCGCCTCGATGAGGCCCTTGATGATCTGGGCCGGGGTGATGTCGAAGTAGGGGACCGGGTCGTGAACATTCTCGCAGTTCAGGCCCCAGGCCCAGGCTTCCGTGCCGCCGGGGTTGACGACCTTGACCGCGTAGCCTTTCGTCGCCCGCAGGAGCCAGGCGATGTAGGCGGCGGTGTTCTCGATCTCGTGGTTTTTGAGGTACTCGAGGACGAACCAGTTGTTCCCGAAGACCGGGTAGGCACCCTGGTCGAGGATCGGGGTGTCCCGCATCTCTTCGTGGGTGTGCCGGGCGTAGAGCGGCGGCATGGCCGCTTCCATCACCGTGGTGTAGCCCATGCGGGCGTAGTCGTAGCCGGTCTTGATCGTCGTCGGGACCGAGAACCCGCCCTGCATCCGCTCGATGCCGCGTCCGGCCTTGAACCCGAAGAGTTTGTCCTCCGGGCGGAAACTCCGGCCGACGTTCACCTTCGCACCGGCGACGTGGGCGTGGATATCGACTCCGCCGGCCATGACGGTCTTGCCGGTTGCATCGATGACCTTCGGGTTCTTGACCGCGGTGGTCTCGACGAACTTGCCGTCCTTGATGGCGACATCGGTCTTGTCGCCCTTGATCCCCTGGACCGGGTCGAAGACGAAACCGTTCTTGATGAGATACTCTGCCATCGCTTATACCCCCTTGATCTCCTTGACGCGCGCGAGCACGCGGTCGAGGAACTCCTCGTCGGTCATCATGCCCTCAGGGGCCTCGACGACCTTTCTGGTCTCAATCGGGACGTTGTCCATCCGGTAAGCGCATCCGCCGATCTCGACGCCGACGAAGGCGACCGGGACGTGGACCTTGCAGACCTCGGTGGTCGGGGTCTCGTGCGGGTCGATCGCGACCGAGGGAAGGTCGTACATCTTCTTGACGGAGCTGAAGGGGAAGTGCGCGCCGGGGTCGCTGCCGAGGACAAAGACGGAGTCCACCTCGTCCCTGCGGAGGAGGTCGTTTGCCGTCGTCTCGCCGGGGTTGTAGCGGGCAAATCCGCGGGAGAGGTCCACCGCGAAGGGGAACCCGAACTGCCAGCCCCAGACCTGACCGGAGCCGGTGACGTTGTAGTGCCCGCGCATCGGCATGATGGCCGCCTTCGTGTACTCGTTTAAGTCACGGGTGACCGCGATGGCGATGTCGATGTTGTGATTCTTTCCAAGCGACTGGGTCACGCCCATACCGAAGAAGATGATCACGAACCGGCCGCTCTTGAGCGTCTCGGCAGCCTCGTAGATCTGCTCTTTCGGGATTCCGGCGACGACGTCGGGGAGCTTCTCGCCCCGGAACGCGATCCGGAACGCGCTGAGAAGTTCGTAGTCGCGTCCCTGCTCGACCTGCAGGTGGACGTCCGCCACGCGGGCGGTGTCGGTGGGGCGCGGGTCGATGACGACGACCTTGCGGCCCGTGTGGCCCTTCCCTGTGAAGAAGCCGCGGGGGAAGATCGAGTAGCGGGACATGTGCCGCGGGTGAGCGTGCGCCGGGTTGCATCCCCAGAAGAGGACGCGGTCGGCACGGTTCTTGACCTCACCGAGCGTGCAGCTCGGGATACCGATATCCTGAACCGCGATGAGGGATGTGCCGTGGCAGACGGTCGCCGTGTTGTCCATGACCGCGCCGACGAGCTCGCCGAGCTCGGAGCCGGTTGCCTGTGCCTCGCAGTTCGTGGAGCTCCAGCCGTACATCAGAGGCTTCTTCGAATCGACGAGCATCTTCGCCGTGTACTCGATCGCCTCGTCGTAGGTGATCTCCTTCCAGGAACCGTCTTCCTGCCGCATACGGGGGCGGGTGATCCGGTCCTCTGCCTGGGAGTGGAGGAACTTCTCCGCGCCGATGGCGCAGGCGTTGTAGACCTCGAGGAGTTGCTTGCCGTCGTCGCTGACGACGACCTCAAGGTCGTCGCAGAGTGTTCCGCAGAACGGGCAGATTACGTCGGTTACAGTCTTCGTCATGCTAACTCACCCCTGCATCCTTTGCGCACCAGCTCAAGCGAGCTGAAAACGGGTTCGTTCTTGGCGACGTCCACCTGAACAGGCGTACCCTTAAAGGTTGGCATCCCGGTCGAGTAGGTGTTCGGGTTGACCACCATATTTGCCCAGGGGCCCATCGGGATGTATGCTACACCGGGATGGGGGCCCTGGGTTGCCTCGACCGCCTTGACGACGACACTACCGTAGTTGCTGGTAACACGTACGTTCGTGTTGCGGTAAGCACCCAGCTTCTTGAAGTCCGCCGGGTCCAGCTCGATGATCCCGCAAGCGGTGGTGTAGGCGGGTTTTTCCTTCCCCGCCTCCATGGACACCCCCTGCTGGATGGTGCGGCCCGTGATCAAATTTACACTGATTGCCATTGTCAATTATCCCCTGTCTATAGTATTTACCTGGCAAACTCTTTGAGCGGGCTTGGACCGAGCTCGTTGATGGTCTTGATGACGTCCGTCATGACCATGCCCCACTTTGCACCCTCTGATGCGGAGACGAAGGTCATCCTGAGACGCTTGTCGTCAAGGCCGATGTTCTTGAGGACACTCTTTAAGAGGAACATCCTCTTCGCTGCCTTGTAGTTGCCCTCAAGGTAGTGGCAGTCGCCGAAGTGGCAACCGGAGACGAGCACGCCGTCTGCTCCATCCTGGAATGCCTTCAGGATGAAGAGGGGGTCGACCCGGCCCGTGCACATCACACGGACGGCACGGATGTCGGGCGGGTACTGAATGCGGGCGCCGCCTGCAAGGTCTGCACCGGCATACGAGCACCAGTTGCAGATGATGGCGATGATCTTGGGTTTCCAGTTCTCGTCTGCCATTTACTGTTCACCTCCGAGGAGGAACGCATCGATCTGTGCGATGATCTGCGGGGTTGCGAAGTGCTGCATCCAGATTGCGCCGCCGGGGCAGAACCCGCCGCAGGTACCGCAGCCCTTACACTTGGCCTCGGTGACCTGCATCACGGTGCGGCCGTCCTTCTCGATGAGCGAGAGGGCGCTGTAGGGGCACTGGGGGACACAGAGTCCGCACCCGGCGCACTTCTCCTCCATGCACTGGGCGAAGTACGGCTCGAGTTCCACCTGTCCTCTGTGGATCGGGATGGATGCCGCGGATGCCGCACCCTCAGCCTGGGCGACTGTGTCGGGGATATCCTTCGGTCCCTGGCAGGCACCGGCGAGGTAGACGCCGGCAGTGGTGGTGCCGCATGGGTTCAGCTTCGGGTGGGCCTCAAGGAGCCAGCCGTCCTGCGAGCAGGAGACACCGAAGAGTCTGCGGGTCTTCTCGGTCTCGGCGGAGGGCTGGATGGCTGCCGCGAGCACGACCATGTCGACTTCCATGTCGATGGGCCGGCCGAGGAGCGTGTCTTCCGCGTTGACGTGGAGGTTCTTGGTCACCGGGTCCTCGGTGATGTTTGCGACCCTGCCGCGGATGAACTTCGCACCCTCGTTCTGGATGCGGTAGTAGAACTCCTCGTACATCTTCCCGAAGGACCGGATGTCCATGTAGAAGATGTAGGGTATCGCGCCGGGGATCTTCTCGATGATCTGGTGGGCGTGCTTGAGCGAGTACATGCAGCAGAACCGCGAGCAGTACGGCTTACCGGTCTCGGTGTTGTCACGGGAACCCGCACAGAGCACGAACGCGATCTTCTTGGGGGTCTCGCCGTCGCTCGGACGGACGAGGTGGCCGCCGGTCGGA encodes:
- a CDS encoding hydrogenase iron-sulfur subunit produces the protein MADENWKPKIIAIICNWCSYAGADLAGGARIQYPPDIRAVRVMCTGRVDPLFILKAFQDGADGVLVSGCHFGDCHYLEGNYKAAKRMFLLKSVLKNIGLDDKRLRMTFVSASEGAKWGMVMTDVIKTINELGPSPLKEFAR
- a CDS encoding formylmethanofuran dehydrogenase subunit A, encoding MAEYLIKNGFVFDPVQGIKGDKTDVAIKDGKFVETTAVKNPKVIDATGKTVMAGGVDIHAHVAGAKVNVGRSFRPEDKLFGFKAGRGIERMQGGFSVPTTIKTGYDYARMGYTTVMEAAMPPLYARHTHEEMRDTPILDQGAYPVFGNNWFVLEYLKNHEIENTAAYIAWLLRATKGYAVKVVNPGGTEAWAWGLNCENVHDPVPYFDITPAQIIKGLIEANEYLGLPHSMHMHANNLGNPGNYTTTLDSFKLSEGIKPNNKFGREQVMHHTHVQFHSYGGDSWANVESKAKEIMDYVNSHDNMTIDMGQVTLDETTTMTADGPFEHHLTELNHLKWANVDVELETGSGVVPYVYSPDIKVCAIQWAIGLELALLATDSMRVFLTTDHPNAGPFIRYPRVMKWLMSQESRDQQFDAFKHKDKVIDATNLAGIDRELDLYEIAQMTRAGPAKSLGLAHMYGSLAPGLEADVAVYDFNPNEPYAPDTIETAFSNARHLFKTGVQIINDREIVSNGNKRTLWVNTKVNENAQVMRDVKEKFLRYYTVTLNNYEVSGHYLPNPYVIEVDATQ
- a CDS encoding formylmethanofuran dehydrogenase subunit C yields the protein METVTLTIKDQPGLYLEADTISPDALAGKKAEEIAGLPVYIGKEEHRLGDFFDVSGRAGATAAETKIVVGGDLSRVKYIGMKMTGGEVVVNGNADMYVGAWMQGGKITVNGNVDAFAGTGMKGGELIVKGNAGNYLGAAYRGDWRGMSGGKITVTGNAGSDLGTFMTGGEIVIGGDVDVHVATHAEGGKIIVKGNAKSRVGGQMVEGEIYVFGSIDLMMPGFAYREDVDIEVDGTKGRFALYEGDLGERHRKRKGQMIYGKLYQQIRA
- a CDS encoding molybdopterin dinucleotide binding domain-containing protein — protein: MAISVNLITGRTIQQGVSMEAGKEKPAYTTACGIIELDPADFKKLGAYRNTNVRVTSNYGSVVVKAVEATQGPHPGVAYIPMGPWANMVVNPNTYSTGMPTFKGTPVQVDVAKNEPVFSSLELVRKGCRGELA
- the mcrB gene encoding coenzyme-B sulfoethylthiotransferase subunit beta, with translation MAKYKETIDLYDDAGKQLKSGVPLEKISPLVNPATRKLIDLTKRTIAVNLGGIQESLKTGKVAKGYVLGREMNLDVVGNKDAIIAKIKEMVQVEEGDNTNIREFGGGKLILVEAPSARLEAASTYDAAITSVAAATTYALVDQFNIGAFDAAMVKAAVWGSYPHTMDLSGANVVSILSIPQNNEGLGYALRNIPVNHAVMMTKKNAMQGAALASTFEQAGMFEMGNAIGPFERAQLLAYAYQGLNANNLVYELVKKNGATGTIGTVVQSLVERAIEDKVITPGKKGGYFQFYDTKDPMLWNAYAAAGTMAATMVNCGAGRFAQAVSSTLLYFNDLLEHETGLPGCDYGRVMGTAVGFSFFSHSIYGGGGPGIFNGNHVVTRHAAGVAIPCVVAAAALDAGTQMFSPESTSKVYGDTFGQVDVFNKPIQQIAQGV
- a CDS encoding formylmethanofuran dehydrogenase subunit B — its product is MTKTVTDVICPFCGTLCDDLEVVVSDDGKQLLEVYNACAIGAEKFLHSQAEDRITRPRMRQEDGSWKEITYDEAIEYTAKMLVDSKKPLMYGWSSTNCEAQATGSELGELVGAVMDNTATVCHGTSLIAVQDIGIPSCTLGEVKNRADRVLFWGCNPAHAHPRHMSRYSIFPRGFFTGKGHTGRKVVVIDPRPTDTARVADVHLQVEQGRDYELLSAFRIAFRGEKLPDVVAGIPKEQIYEAAETLKSGRFVIIFFGMGVTQSLGKNHNIDIAIAVTRDLNEYTKAAIMPMRGHYNVTGSGQVWGWQFGFPFAVDLSRGFARYNPGETTANDLLRRDEVDSVFVLGSDPGAHFPFSSVKKMYDLPSVAIDPHETPTTEVCKVHVPVAFVGVEIGGCAYRMDNVPIETRKVVEAPEGMMTDEEFLDRVLARVKEIKGV